In a genomic window of Salmo trutta chromosome 32, fSalTru1.1, whole genome shotgun sequence:
- the LOC115171299 gene encoding galectin-2 has product MAMPMELELKHVELRAGDQFKVQGRIMDEAERFQIDLGCDEDDLALHFNPRFNDDTDGTVLVCNSKIAGCWGDEKREIHNPLQRGSTFKIVLKLTGDMFEVEMPDGQEIQFPNREGLDVITYIRIKGDLKLTSFKIY; this is encoded by the exons ATGGCAATGCCAATG GAACTTGAGCTGAAGCATGTGGAGCTGAGAGCTGGAGACCAGTTCAAAGTACAGGGGAGGATTATGGATGAGGCTGAgag GTTCCAGATCGACCTGGGCTGTGATGAAGATGACCTGGCACTGCACTTTAACCCACGCTTCAATGATGACACTGATGGTACTGTGCTCGTGTGCAACTCAAAGATTGCCGGCTGCTGGGgtgatgagaagagagagatccACAATCCACTCCAAAGGGGTTCTACATTCAAG ATTGTGCTGAAGCTGACGGGCGACATGTTTGAAGTGGAGATGCCTGATGGACAGGAGATCCAGTTCCCCAATCGTGAAGGCCTAGACGTCATTACCTACATTCGTATCAAAGGAGACCTCAAGCTTACTTCTTTCAAAATCTACTAG